In the genome of Arabidopsis thaliana chromosome 4, partial sequence, the window GATATGAGTAGTATTTCTCATCCTTGTATGTTTTGCCATATAGATTAATGTTTCTAATCCTCCAATTTCGTAATGGTACAGTTGCTTGAGAATCTCAAGCAATCATCATAAAAATATCACTTAAATcgatacaaaatataaaataaatcatgttaGACATGAAGAATAAAAGACAAGAGTTCATTACAATATTAATCACAAGCTTTACATTCATAAATCTACCAAAAGCCAACACTACTTcacacataaatatttttctcttgattCATATGTAATTCAAAATTGAATCGATAACTAATTATTAGTAATCTGTATTAATGTACCCAGTTGTTATTTGTGGTTccataattaatttaaaaggttttaaaaataaaacaattactaatgattttaaaattgcACAAATGGGTTTAGTtgaggaaaaaatatattaaagaaatggGTCCCACGTTCTCTCAACTTCCTCTCCCGCCACCATTCGGTCCACGCGTACCTCGTTTACATCTtctcccttcttcttcctcagcagCTCAATCGAAAAGTCTTTCCCACCTTGTTGACTCCGTCGATGGCGCGGAGACCAGGAACCtccgcttcttcttcacccACGATGTCTCCGTCTCATCGGATgagcggcggcggaggaggaatCTCCGGCAAAAGCACGCTCCGGAAACAAAACGCCGCCGAGCTACTCGCGAAGGTCATGGAGAAGCGCgaatatgattatgattacGACGATGAAGATGGAGGTGAAGATCTGTACCAGGTACATCTTCCTCCTCTTACTCAGTCTCGAAGACGAGATGATAAGCGTATTGGTAAGGGCTCAGTCAACGAGAAAAAGGCTCCGGCGAAGAAACCGATCATACTTCCGGCGCCTAAATTTGATGATGAATCcgaagatgatgaaactaGAGCTAATTTTCGCCCAAATCCAGTGATAATTCCTAAAAAGAATGCTAGGGAACCGAGAAAAGCTCCGGCGACGAAACCGGTCGTTCTTCCGCCACCTAAATTTTCCAATGTGCGCCGGATTCCAGTGGAGATTTCTGGAAGGAATGCTAGGGGTTCGAAAGAAGCTTCGACGGTGAAACAAGTCGTTAGTACGCCTAAATTTGACGATGAATACGACAGTGATGAAATTACAGAGGATGTTCCCCGGAATCCAGTGGAGATTAGGGGTCCGGTCAGAGGAAAAGTAGCTCCGGCGGTCAAACCCGTAGTCGTTCTTCCGACTAAATTTGACGATGAATACGACAGTGATGAAATTACAGAGGATGTTCCCCGGAATCCAGTGGAGATTAGGGGTACCGTCAGAGGAAAAGTAGCTCCGGCGGTCAAACCCGTAGTCGTTCTTCCGACTAAATTTGACGATGAATACGATAGTGATGAAATTACAGCCGATGTGTCCCGGAATCCAGTGGAGGTTAGGGATCCAGTCAGAGGGAAGTTAGCTCCGGTGGTGAAACCCGTCGTTCTTCCGACTAAATTTGACGATGAATACGATAGTGACGAAATTGCAGCTGATGTCTCCCGGAAGGCAGTGGAGATTCCTCAAAAGAATGAAAAGAGTACACTCAGGGTTAGAGTCCCGGCATATTCACGTCGGAATCCGTTGGAGGAATTTGAGCAGAACGGAGAAGACAAGCAAAATGTTCAATGTGATGTGCCTGCTAAACAATCGGAAGCTCAATTAAAGtataagaaaaggtaaagcAAATTTTTCTCAAGTCAAAGCTTCTTTTGTATATGTTGTGTTTGACGAAATGACTGGGAACGAACGATTAGTTTCAGGTACCATCCTGCAAATATTTTAGCACCTAATAACTCTAACCAGCAGGAAGATGATCGAGAAGCTTCAGCCCTGCGTGATGAAGTAGGTGTTTCCcaaaatacaagaaaactATTTTGGTTACATCACTGATCTCTCATTTGAATCCAACTCATTATCATTGCAGTTAGACATGcttcaagaagaaaacgatAATATAATGGATAAGGTCAGTGTGAACGCTCTCTTTATCTCTAATGTAggttatttgtttgtgtttgctGCCTTTTTGTACTTGATGTGTATATTCTTGAGTTACATATGCAGCTTCAGCGCGCTGAAGAAAGACGCGAAGCTGCAGAAGCAAGGGCTAAAGAGCTTGAGAAACAGGTGTTTATTATATCCAGTACATTTGACTTTTGTAGACATGTTTATATACAATGTTGATGGTTACTTTTAAGCTTGGTATGACTTACAACAGGTTGCTTCTCTAGGTGAAGGAGCAAATTTTGATGTCAAGCTCTTGAAGAGGTTTGATTTTCTCGTCTTTATTATATAGCCTTTGTTCACAAAATTGGGTTTTCACGAACTTTGCGCTGATCCCTCCAGGAAAGAAGCAGCATTGCGTCAAAGAGAGGTCCGTAATGCATTCATATCTAAAGGATGTTGTTGCATTTGTTCTTCGCAATATACATGTCCTTTATTCTTCTGCTAGCTTGTGTTGGCAGTTGCTTTGACAGTAAAGTTATTGAAAAGGAGAAACATAAATCTATTTGCAGGCAGCATTAAGGGCTGCTGAACAGAAAAGAGATGGAAGAAATAGGGAAACTAATGCCCTTAGCTCAGAATTTCAGGTACAATGCTCTGGTAACCAATACTCAAGCTGGTACTAAACAGTAGTTTACTAGACTTTATTGTATAAACCTTTCAACTTGACAAGGGAACAATCATCTCTTCTGTGTTGTGTTATGATCAGAGTTTAAAAGATGAAGCAGAGAAATCCACGGAACAGCTCCAGGAGGTTGAAGCTGAAATAAAGTCTCTTCGGACAATGATACATAGAACGATTTTGAGTCAAGAAGAAATGGTTTGCTTACAATCTAAACTAGAATTTTGTGCATTGACGGTTTAACTCCaccttctttgtttcatttaacTATATGATTGACCAACCTTGCAGGAGGAAGTTGTTCTAAAGAGATGCTGGCTTGCTCGCTACTGGGAATTAGCTGTTCAACATGGTAAGAGAATTTTTCTCTCGTAAAGATACAATTGTTTTATCCTCTGTTGGGTATTGACCTGCAATGATGGATATGATGAAGTAACCTGTTCTTCTCATGATGATGCCAAGGGTTCAAATGGTTTTGAAGATCTCATAAATTGGTCCTATTATGATTAAAACATGATTAGAGCATATGCATGTTTCCCATTCACGCAGTGTACTTGTCCACTAAACTGTATACTGACATGGAGAACAACTATGTGATCCCCGCTAGCTGATCATTTGCCCTTATTTGGAAATGTTTACTTATGCATTTCATTGGGTCACTCTTAGGAATATGTGAAGATATATCCACATCAAGATATGAACATTGGTCAGCTTTAGCTCCTCTTCCCTCTGAAGTTGTCCTTTCCGCTGCCCAAAAGTCTGAAGATTCCTGGCAGACAGGTTTGATCTTCAACTATCCTGCCAATATTTCCCACATAATCATTTAGTTTGAGTATATAAAACTAATTGGTAAAATCACATCTCGCAGGTGGTAGCGATCGCACTTGGAGCAAAGTCATCAGTAATTTCAGTGATTTGAATGGAGAAGGGAACATTGAGAGTATGCTTGCTGTTGAAACGGGATTACGAGAGATAGCATCCTTGAAGGTTTATGCACACATTTTGATCTgtttattactaaaaaaaactgtttccCAGAAAATACACATCTCATTCATATCATTTCTTGCACCTCATAGGTTGAGGATGCTGTAATGCTTGCACTTTCCCGGTATAGACAGACAAATGTGGCTCGACAAGCCGTCACTGGTAAAACTATATCTAAAACTGATTGGCACATATAAATACTGATGTGATGTTATACAACAGACACTCATCTCATCTTAATATCCAGATCCCAGGGTGCAAGGGGAACCTAAGTTCTCCGAAACATTTGGTGAGTCACATCCTTAAACTGTTTTCGTTACTATCTAGACAGAGTATCATATAAGTAAACAAGCCTCTCAACAaaacctgttttcttgttcttcttcatctataTTGTATTTGAATCTTATGACTAAGCAGGAAGGGTTTATTCTGAATTTTGAATGCAGAGTTGAGTCATGATGAGCAACAAGATATTCTCTTTAAAGAGGTAAGTTACATCTTTACCGGGAGAGTTTAGCTTTTACTTAGCAGGATCATATACATTAActcaaaaaacatatatacatggtGTGTATAGGCATGGCTGCTGTATTTCTGGAAAAGAGCTAAAATTCATGGCGTGGAAAGTGATATTGCGGAAGAGCGTCTTCAGTTCTGGATCAACCGACTCGGGCAACATTCATCTTCACATGATGCAATTGATGGTATATTTATTACTTGAAGCTAAATCAGTTAAAGTAAAGAATCTGATTCCTTTTGTGTTTGCTGGGACAGTGGAAAGAGGAATGAGGGAGCTAAGGAAGCTTGGAATAGAACAACAATTGTGGGAAACATCTCGTAAAGAACTCATCGACTcctcttttcttccttcttattCCGTTTCTGACTACAATGACGAGTGACCACCTCTACTCTCCTCTTTGCCTccaattttctttattcacGACACACGCTCACATAAAcatacacatacacacacaaaggtaatcaaaatcattttttcctGCTCGACAAAGCttagaagaaacacaaaagaatTCATACTACATCTGTTTTGCTTTCAGACTGTGTTCCAATTGTTGATATATGTTTGGCTTCCATGTTGTTACTTGTATAATACTCTTCGTTACCTCACCCAAATAACCCAAATACAGGTTTTTTGAGAACAAAAAGCTGAATTTCATATAGTTAGGggcaaaaatataaattttatatagttgAGGGCAAAACTAGAAAGTTTGTGTATAAAAAAGGTCGAAACGTTAAAATATGATAAAGAAACTGGTCTGTGACATACCGCATTAAGATGGGTCCCATAGAAATCGAAATGTGGATCGTCTCCTTCCCTATCTTATCCAGGATAACGATAAcaacactctctctctcactgCAAGAGCGCGAAACAGAGTAAGGCTCACTTTGTTTTAGCTTTCTCCTCTACTTCGATAATGCCGTTTGCTCCTTCCTTGTTGTCATCGTCTTCCTCAGTCTCTCAATTTCTTCCCAGATTCCCCAACGCGACTAGATTCAATGTAACTCCACGGAGCAGAGCCGCCACCGTCGTCGCGGCATCCGTCACCGACCTAGCCGGGGTCGACAGTACAACAATCGCCGTACTCGGTGGAGGATCCGTAGCAGCACTCGCGGCGATGGTTTCCTTAACGGATCCGGAGAGGAGGCGGAAATTGCAGGCGGAGGAAGTTGGCGGAGGCGATAAGGAGGTTGTGAGGGAGTATTTCAATAGCACGGGGTTCGAGAGGTGGAGGAAGATCTACGGTGAGACTGATGAAGTGAATCGAGTACAGAAGGATATTCGACTCGGTCATGCTAAGACGGTGGAGAACACGATGCTTATGCTGACTGAAGATAGATCCTTGGCCGGTGTCACGGTTTGCGACGCCGGTTGTGGAACCGGTTTGCTCTCGATTCCACTTGCTAAGGAAGGAGCAATCGTCTCTGCTTCCGATATTTCTGCTGCTATGGTTGCTGAAGCTGAGATGAAGGTGAGCTTCTTCGATTCAATTATGATTATTGGTCAATTATGATCAAGAAATTTTTCATATCGAAATGCAGAATCTAGATGCTCAATGATAagatgttttgagttttgacatAGAGTTTGTTAAGGAACTGCATTATTAGAATCTGAATCTTTGTGCTTGTCTTGAATATGCATAGGCAAAGGCACAACTACCATCAGAGaatttaccaaaatttgaGGTGAATGATTTGGAGAGCCTAACTGGGAAGTATGATACCGTTGTATGTCTCGACGTGTTGATACATTACCCGCAGAACAAAGCAGACGGAATGATCGCACATCTTGCTTCTTTAGCAGAGAAGAGAGTGATTCTGAGTTTTGCTCCAAAGACTTTTTACTATGATATCTTAAAGAGAATTGGAGAGCTTTTCCCAGGGCCATCAAAAGCTACAAGGGCGTATCTACACTCGGAGGCGGATGTGGAAAGAGCGTTGGGTAAAGTCGGCTGGAAAATCAGCAAGAGAGGACTCACTACCACACAGTTCTACTTCTCTAGGCTCATCGAAGCTGTTCCAATGTAGACCAATTTGAAAACTAGGTCAGTTTTTGGAAAACTAttcatttttcattctttaaCTCGTTCTGGTGTTGTCACTAAGAAACTGTTTATGGTGTCATTGTTAATGAATTGAGAGCCGAATACATGCATGTACCAAATGTACTACATCTCAACTTTCGACCTCACGAGTTTATTAGAATTTATGCTTCTTCATATCTTTATTTGGATGCAGAAATCAAATTTGACGGTTAGCTTTCCGTTTGGAACTTTTGCAGTAGATCTCTGTATAGCATATTCCGAGAAGGATTTTCGTGGAAGACATGCAGATTCTCCTAAATTCGCTGAAGAGATTCTCATAAACTCTTCTTATATACTAGGAGGACGGTCTGTACAAACTTGCACTTCTGCAGACCCTAATTGATAATTGGCCAAAATGTTCAATGTAATCAACGTTATTTGTTGTGCTGCTTAACTGTGTCCAAAAACATGTCTATACTTTTCTACCCATTCTTGTGcatagtttaaaataaaaaggaaattgaaataaaatgacaaaatgagTCTTGTTGAGCAAGAAAATATAAAGGATATTAAACATGGTTTTGAATATTGGATAAATgcaattcaaacaaaaaagcgCTTAAACTACACATTTCACATAGTCATCACAACCGACGTTttattcaagaaacaaaaataacaccaaaatttaattttcaaaacacaaaTGTAACATACTTACTCCcacaaatttcattaatttgtTGACCATCAGAAGTCTATCAGCATTTTTGTGGGTATAAAGCTATAAGCTTCAATGTCTTTAGAAGTTCTCTTTGTGGAAAGAGAATCTAGTACTGGTCTTGTGTGTGAATTCCAAAGCTAATTGCCTTAACTCCTTCGTCAATACCGGTGCTCCACAATAGAACACTCCTGCACATTATGTATACATTTTCagtttatatcatttctttgTAGTCCTGAATTAGATTataagatgatttaaaaacaaaatatcaaatcatatTCTAGACCTTTGTTACTATACCCTGCATGCACTAATGCTTTTGAACGTGTAAAACTTATGAAGCTAAGCTAAACTTTTTGCATGAACTGACTGCGATATGATCAAGATCATATTATCATGCAAGTTGATGCAAGCATGCCTATAACAAAGCATCAAAATTAATAAGGGGTTACTGGTTGATTTGacgagagagaaaaagagctTACCAACATTAGCGCCAGGGTGATCCATGGCTATCTGTTTGTAGACGTTTTTCCAATTAGGTCGGGCGAAATGGGACATGACCCTTGTCCCAGCAACAATGTCTAAACCATTCTTGGCATAATTAAGAGACTGAAGCATCCGTATGAGCGCGGAACGAACGTCTCCTTCTTCGTAGACACTAGTGCAATGATTGTGTAGTTCTATGACTTTACTTTTGTCCCGTTCTGCGATCTCGTTCATGATGTTCTTGAACCAATCAAATGTGCCCTGCTCCTTTGTTACCCAGTAGAAGTAAGCCCTTCGAGTCTTGAAAGTTTCTTTATTACCTTGTTGCTCTTGTGGCGATCCCTTCTCCATTTGGCTGAGTTGTTCCTTGGTCTCCGTATTGTTAATAATGTCCTTGATAATGCTGATCATCGGGGTGGCTCCAATGCCAAGACCTATCAGCAGGACCACCTCGTACTTCTTGTAGTCTTGAGCTGGTGCGCCGTACGGACCATCAATCATAATTTTGGGGAAACTGCGCAAGAAGAGGTCATTgcatttcaaaattattaacaacGTTAGAAAATCTTAGGTAGATTAATTTTCTAACAACAAAGAATCTTAGggatacacacacacatatgaTGAATGCATTTTCCCGTACACATGCATTTTGATGTATGAAATACATATATCTAAATGCGGCAAAGGtatgatatatgattttaagaCTCAAACACGAAATGGAAACTTAAACGCAATGAAAGTGTATATCGTCATACATCTGAAGTTCTCATCTATGTATATTTGACTATTTTCATATGCCTCACTACCAAATGATTCTTTAAATACCAAATCCacatttaatattatttacgGAATGTGATCGTATAAATTCCATATTATAGTAGTAGTTGTTGTAAATGACGTCTactttctataaatattttttaatagaaaagcCAGACTGGCCGGCTGATCTTCAGAATCCAAGACTTCGCGGACAAAGACATAGACTAATAAAGAGAACCAGTAAGAACATGCTTAATTTAATCATTTGATGTTTCCTAGTAGTCTAAATGACAACCAAGAATAGGTAGGTGTTAAATTAGGTGTTGATCTGGTtcgttttgattttgattttttttttagtttgcgTGTATGACTAGCTAGCTAAATCTTGGTTTATAGATGTTTATTTTCACTTATGTTTACTGTGGGTTTTTATGATTGTATGAATAGTTgaatacacacacataaatgttttttttctcaacaacatgcaatttttttataattcttATATAGCAATTGCGgttattatttgtatattgtGTTTTATAAAGACCAGCTAAGTAACatgatattttcttaccaCCAATCAAATGTCACTCATTTACGTATGATGTGACAATACTTACCGGGGACTATTTGCACCATTCAACATGTCTCCGACCGGAGGTGGCTTAGACACCTGAAATATAACATGATGCTTCTCAACTATCTTTTCCCGACTCT includes:
- a CDS encoding caldesmon-like protein (unknown protein; EXPRESSED IN: cultured cell; BEST Arabidopsis thaliana protein match is: unknown protein (TAIR:AT3G48860.2); Has 14837 Blast hits to 10961 proteins in 1163 species: Archae - 189; Bacteria - 1924; Metazoa - 7665; Fungi - 1127; Plants - 653; Viruses - 80; Other Eukaryotes - 3199 (source: NCBI BLink).) is translated as MARRPGTSASSSPTMSPSHRMSGGGGGISGKSTLRKQNAAELLAKVMEKREYDYDYDDEDGGEDLYQVHLPPLTQSRRRDDKRIGKGSVNEKKAPAKKPIILPAPKFDDESEDDETRANFRPNPVIIPKKNAREPRKAPATKPVVLPPPKFSNVRRIPVEISGRNARGSKEASTVKQVVSTPKFDDEYDSDEITEDVPRNPVEIRGPVRGKVAPAVKPVVVLPTKFDDEYDSDEITEDVPRNPVEIRGTVRGKVAPAVKPVVVLPTKFDDEYDSDEITADVSRNPVEVRDPVRGKLAPVVKPVVLPTKFDDEYDSDEIAADVSRKAVEIPQKNEKSTLRVRVPAYSRRNPLEEFEQNGEDKQNVQCDVPAKQSEAQLKYKKRYHPANILAPNNSNQQEDDREASALRDELDMLQEENDNIMDKLQRAEERREAAEARAKELEKQVASLGEGANFDVKLLKRKEAALRQREAALRAAEQKRDGRNRETNALSSEFQSLKDEAEKSTEQLQEVEAEIKSLRTMIHRTILSQEEMEEVVLKRCWLARYWELAVQHGICEDISTSRYEHWSALAPLPSEVVLSAAQKSEDSWQTGGSDRTWSKVISNFSDLNGEGNIESMLAVETGLREIASLKVEDAVMLALSRYRQTNVARQAVTDPRVQGEPKFSETFELSHDEQQDILFKEAWLLYFWKRAKIHGVESDIAEERLQFWINRLGQHSSSHDAIDVERGMRELRKLGIEQQLWETSRKELIDSSFLPSYSVSDYNDE
- the CHLM gene encoding magnesium-protoporphyrin IX methyltransferase (magnesium-protoporphyrin IX methyltransferase (CHLM); CONTAINS InterPro DOMAIN/s: Magnesium-protoporphyrin IX methyltransferase, C-terminal (InterPro:IPR010940), Magnesium protoporphyrin O-methyltransferase (InterPro:IPR010251).); protein product: MPFAPSLLSSSSSVSQFLPRFPNATRFNVTPRSRAATVVAASVTDLAGVDSTTIAVLGGGSVAALAAMVSLTDPERRRKLQAEEVGGGDKEVVREYFNSTGFERWRKIYGETDEVNRVQKDIRLGHAKTVENTMLMLTEDRSLAGVTVCDAGCGTGLLSIPLAKEGAIVSASDISAAMVAEAEMKAKAQLPSENLPKFEVNDLESLTGKYDTVVCLDVLIHYPQNKADGMIAHLASLAEKRVILSFAPKTFYYDILKRIGELFPGPSKATRAYLHSEADVERALGKVGWKISKRGLTTTQFYFSRLIEAVPM
- the CHLM gene encoding magnesium-protoporphyrin IX methyltransferase (magnesium-protoporphyrin IX methyltransferase (CHLM); FUNCTIONS IN: magnesium protoporphyrin IX methyltransferase activity; INVOLVED IN: chlorophyll biosynthetic process; LOCATED IN: chloroplast thylakoid membrane, chloroplast, chloroplast envelope; EXPRESSED IN: 22 plant structures; EXPRESSED DURING: 13 growth stages; CONTAINS InterPro DOMAIN/s: Magnesium protoporphyrin O-methyltransferase (InterPro:IPR010251), Magnesium-protoporphyrin IX methyltransferase, C-terminal (InterPro:IPR010940); Has 30201 Blast hits to 17322 proteins in 780 species: Archae - 12; Bacteria - 1396; Metazoa - 17338; Fungi - 3422; Plants - 5037; Viruses - 0; Other Eukaryotes - 2996 (source: NCBI BLink).), translated to MVSLTDPERRRKLQAEEVGGGDKEVVREYFNSTGFERWRKIYGETDEVNRVQKDIRLGHAKTVENTMLMLTEDRSLAGVTVCDAGCGTGLLSIPLAKEGAIVSASDISAAMVAEAEMKAKAQLPSENLPKFEVNDLESLTGKYDTVVCLDVLIHYPQNKADGMIAHLASLAEKRVILSFAPKTFYYDILKRIGELFPGPSKATRAYLHSEADVERALGKVGWKISKRGLTTTQFYFSRLIEAVPM
- the CHLM gene encoding magnesium-protoporphyrin IX methyltransferase, which gives rise to MGPIEIEMWIVSFPILSRITITTLSLSLQERETEFPNATRFNVTPRSRAATVVAASVTDLAGVDSTTIAVLGGGSVAALAAMVSLTDPERRRKLQAEEVGGGDKEVVREYFNSTGFERWRKIYGETDEVNRVQKDIRLGHAKTVENTMLMLTEDRSLAGVTVCDAGCGTGLLSIPLAKEGAIVSASDISAAMVAEAEMKAKAQLPSENLPKFEVNDLESLTGKYDTVVCLDVLIHYPQNKADGMIAHLASLAEKRVILSFAPKTFYYDILKRIGELFPGPSKATRAYLHSEADVERALGKVGWKISKRGLTTTQFYFSRLIEAVPM
- a CDS encoding caldesmon-like protein (unknown protein; EXPRESSED IN: cultured cell; BEST Arabidopsis thaliana protein match is: unknown protein (TAIR:AT3G48860.2); Has 30201 Blast hits to 17322 proteins in 780 species: Archae - 12; Bacteria - 1396; Metazoa - 17338; Fungi - 3422; Plants - 5037; Viruses - 0; Other Eukaryotes - 2996 (source: NCBI BLink).); translated protein: MARRPGTSASSSPTMSPSHRMSGGGGGISGKSTLRKQNAAELLAKVMEKREYDYDYDDEDGGEDLYQVHLPPLTQSRRRDDKRIGKGSVNEKKAPAKKPIILPAPKFDDESEDDETRANFRPNPVIIPKKNAREPRKAPATKPVVLPPPKFSNVRRIPVEISGRNARGSKEASTVKQVVSTPKFDDEYDSDEITEDVPRNPVEIRGPVRGKVAPAVKPVVVLPTKFDDEYDSDEITEDVPRNPVEIRGTVRGKVAPAVKPVVVLPTKFDDEYDSDEITADVSRNPVEVRDPVRGKLAPVVKPVVLPTKFDDEYDSDEIAADVSRKAVEIPQKNEKSTLRVRVPAYSRRNPLEEFEQNGEDKQNVQCDVPAKQSEAQLKYKKSFRYHPANILAPNNSNQQEDDREASALRDELDMLQEENDNIMDKLQRAEERREAAEARAKELEKQVASLGEGANFDVKLLKRKEAALRQREAALRAAEQKRDGRNRETNALSSEFQSLKDEAEKSTEQLQEVEAEIKSLRTMIHRTILSQEEMEEVVLKRCWLARYWELAVQHGICEDISTSRYEHWSALAPLPSEVVLSAAQKSEDSWQTGGSDRTWSKVISNFSDLNGEGNIESMLAVETGLREIASLKVEDAVMLALSRYRQTNVARQAVTDPRVQGEPKFSETFELSHDEQQDILFKEAWLLYFWKRAKIHGVESDIAEERLQFWINRLGQHSSSHDAIDVERGMRELRKLGIEQQLWETSRKELIDSSFLPSYSVSDYNDE